The Bactrocera dorsalis isolate Fly_Bdor chromosome 3, ASM2337382v1, whole genome shotgun sequence genomic interval ttggaaaaataaactCAGAAATAAACATAAAACGATACAAACGAGAATATATGTCGCATTTTGAGGTCTTGCGTGATACAATATTTACTGCTCTAAAGAAGAATCAAACGTTTGCTGCACTCTATAATGGCAATTATTTGAGAGGTAAATATTATGTTTCAAAAGCTAAACAGCTAAATTGACTTGGAGTCAAACATACACTCGGCCACGCAAAGCTTACCACACAAAAGTTTCAAGTGTTGTGTATATTGGACAACACTTTATAACGTTTCTGCGGTATAGgaattttttctttagaaataaattaatggcatattatttaacaaaaatattgaaaattaaatacgaAATATATTTAACCATAGAAAAATTATCTGATAGTTAATGTACTCTACAAAATGAGCGCTCGAAATGTAAGAAGCCGATAtgcgataaaaaattatattctttgtttttttaatttaatttggcctacactataattgaaattatgtattgttttattttattttttttttttaattgaaatatgaaAGTATAGTCACGTTATTACTTCAAAATCAATGAAATCTTCCAATTTTCTACAAGCACAGAAATGCttactaaaaacattaaaaacaaaattgaaaaaaatctcgAAAGAACgaaaaattcccaaaaaattaagaatgcACAGTAGTAAAcgttgcgtggccacgagtgtatgCTCGTATGCTTCTTCATAAATACGTAGAGCATTTTAACGCGGATACTCTACGGGCAATAATTATTATCTTGACAATCTTATCAGAGGTAGTGCTCGATGTTTTATGGTTGCGTAAATTGCAATTTTGGCACGATTACGATTCTTTTGGCGCCGTGATTTGAGGGTATAACCTGAAAGAGGATGATCTCTGGATTaaaatatgtgtacacatatacCCTTCTCAGACTtatagtttacgagatatttgtatttaaagttccacaattttatatgcaattcactctcattttatttttatttacatgacATGACAAATACCAGTTTTGCCAcatattgtgttttgaaaaagttatcaaaaaattttctgtttaacaTATATAGAGAAAATAGTATAAATGGTTTTTGTATAAAGATAAAAACATAACcatggtcggtccaacaccggggtgttcaTACTACTTTCAGCACTGGCGACCTTCGGcagtgcttcaaaaaaaataatcttggTCGGTCCGACACCGGGGTGTTCATAGttctttgtgtcgaactactttctgcactggcggccttcggctgcGCTGCAatcaaaaaataaccctagtcggtccaacaccggggtgttcatagttcttttgtgttgaactactttctgcactggcggccttcggccgtgcttcaaaaaaaaataacccaatCGAACACCTATATTAATCAAAAGGAGAGAAATACTGAAAAACTTTGcattctataataataataataatacagagaaaaaaatccaagctgtgccgaaaaaaataaacgaatgcccgccgattgtcaccgcttcccttgcccctgtagcagcttcgccttccaacgtgcgtaaatatgtatgtatgtatacgtatgagcataaatacatattgacGCAGACTTttgtcacggaaaaatattttagataaatattataaatcgacaactcctatgttgccacttttctcacttctttcttagaacaaacaccaaaagatgttcaatttatgatttttagcttttgccataaaataaaaggaaaaaattaaaaacaaattccgTCGAGATTTCCCAGCGCTTACCACCagcaccaccattgacacttataTTGCGTTGTCCTaattatggtttggttatgcatgaaagaaatatacaatggatcgccgattgttaccgctttcCTTGCTGCTGGAACCGCATCGCCTACAAGGTAGCgtaattatatatgcatatgtatgagcttgcatacatatcgacacaaatattgtaaatcgacAAGAGCTatattgccacttttctcacttctttttGTGAAGAATCATcggaaagttgttcaatttatgatttttagcttttgccatcgtcgcgaaaagacgcttgtaggcaaaggcatgctcggggagatgttacggcgtctgtttatatgaatgaagcgaggtcgcttgtggcatatgtgCCTGCgattatgaatgaaatcgtttttgttgtaaaatttacaacatttggacttcgccaattcggctacCATATTGacttgccatgcttatgctatttgagcatttgttgtttttgtagaacaatgcttcaattttttgttggtgacatattcacatatcgctcatttgctgcaagaccggcataagtcaaaaaaatcgattttccagaaaacgcgtttaaagttttcaacttactacaaccttacacctcttctcaagcggagcatataagaggtatttatataaatttttcactcaacatgaagtatgatataacgaacaattttgcagcattaactcaaaaatcacgttttttgatttatgccggtcttgcagcaaattaGCGATATGTACGCATATGTTTGTACGCTTGTGCATTATGTGTTCGGAAGTGTAcacaaatatatgcacatataagtacaaatatatcaatgtatgaacatgcagatcaatgcgcgcacatgtaatatattgataagtgataaaatcatgatatgaatttctgaacgcgcacatgcgtatacatataatcatatgagtagataataagattaatatgatagacgatatatgtatgtatatattgttgtgcaatgcaatttttattactaaGAAACAAAATACTACAAgcataataatacaaaaatgtttattagtatagtatattatgtaaaaatcagataaaattattaaatatgcaagtccaaattgactataaatattactatgcatgcattcatacaaaattatactcatatcataattatgtttacatgtcaatattcaattgccgacggcaaaacgcaaaagcatacatatttgcatacattgcgattcgcaagttgaaaaattgaagcatgaaaatatcacaatgctgttgttgggagataataaggagcatgcatgcatatgtttatgtcttcattttcatattaatgaatacatatatttatgtctcttcatattcttgggtatgtgagacagagaacataatgtgTTTTGTACCCATTTTTCGCTGTCagaaatggaataaaatataatataaacaagcaaaacgaaaatcGTTATGGGCATGTTAATATATTTAtctctcttcatattctctgcttTGGCATATATTACATGCCATCATATGCGGAAAACACATATATTTCTTTCTCTTCATCTTCTCTGGTGAGTATGTGgaaaactgttaaaaatgttaacattttacAGCGCGAATTCTGTGCTTGTGAGGTGAATTCCCTACTATAAATCTAACGAATGTTCGCtatcgaacctgcaccttctctatgctttATGTTCTCTGGTATATAatccatataaatacatatatgaatcaATATTTCATTATAGTCTAAGAGCCGGTGACATCCAGACCTTcgtcattttataaaagctgaaagtttgttgaagtatgctttgaacataggtaagaacgatggcaaaatgtgaaattcaagTCATCGTGGCTTTGGGGGGTAGCGGGTGGGACAGGTGCGTAAAATAACAGCcaactttcgttattttataaacgtaattttttaatatgttattcggaataacattacaaaccatcttatttattgccagacactttttatggtggcaatcccttgccagacgccctaaaactttaataaattttaattctactttcgtTATAGTATAAAAGTTAACATTTATACATGTTATTTGGGTGACTATTAGAAGATGTTTTCTCAGTTGCCAGACAGTTTCGACAGTTCCTACCTAGGCCAGACAAACATATTGGGTCCCAATACCAAGGGTATAGGTACGAGCGCGAGGCAATATACAGTCGTATAGGTGCGAGTGAGATAACGCGTCAGGAGCGATCGAATGATGttattgtgtaattatttacgacttaatatttaaataaaagtttaaaaattaacctatttggtaaattactaaataatgtgtaaatttaatgcaaaattaaacttctcattcaaatttgattgcatagctaatacataaaaggaatgaaaatatttcttttgtaattacgACATATAggctatagaaattatttatcatatctaattaatagaaatatttatttaaattttcaaagcgcatttatttcttttgaaatttacaaaattataaacattcttcATAGAATTCATTATTAATATTGCTTTCGTAATTTTCTTCATACTCTTCATCACTGCTGCACCATATTTCTTCTGGCTCATTGTCAGTGTCATCTTCTTCGTTtgtttctgtaaaaaaagttacacaattatgaaaagtaaaaatttatttataataatttgaagtaatatgtacatatatacctgaTATAGTTTGCAGTGCATCACTGACAAAATTCGGTAACTGATCGCCTTCaaaccatttaaaattgtattggctGTTAACTTGTACCCAACCATTGTTTGCTGGTTCATGTATTGATGGAATTTTCTTATGAGCATTATTCCAAATGCTGGATATATAATTAGCACGTCGAAATTGTTGGAATAGCTCTGATTTACAGGGTGGCAGACTGTTCCCATCAAAATTGCGTATTTTTTTCGCTGAAACGCTTCACTAACATCGCAGAccgtataattattaataaacaattgaGGACGGGCAGCATCAACATCAATTATCGTACCaacattatatatatcacatatgaaCTGCTGTATTATGTCAAAAGTGCTTTGTATTTCACTACCATCTTCCTAGACTACctatgaataatttttcaaaagattatgagaaaaaaataaaattcgagtTGGTGGTACAATACAAGAAGTTAAAATTCAGAGAGATCTGTTTGGACGTATGCTGGGAATATCCATGGATCATAAtatagatattttgaaaattttatcacaACCAATTACCTCAGTGCCTTTGTCCATGTGCTATTTGGATGGTACCATTTGCAAGACGGATAAATCTGCCTTAataaaatgtttggaaaaagaGGTAGAGCATGAACCACCACGTTATGTAGATGTCGTAATAATTGATGGATTCTTCATGTTGCATACgatgaaaaatattccaaaaacatTCGGCagcatttctaaaaaaatgttgcaaatggtTACTCAAATGCGAGCATCACGAGTTGACGTTATATTCGACCAATACGTTACACCATCGATCAAAGATTACGAACATACCCAGCGAACTGGAACTGATCAAATTCGGCCGAGTGACTTtgcaaaagaattaaaaaattctaactttAAAACGGCTCTTGTTGACTTTTTTATATCGCATTGGGCCACTGACGAAATGGCGCCATTTATTGGTAAAAAAACCATCcatatcaattttaaatattgccaGTCTTTCGTTGTTAATGGGTACAACAGCGTAGAATCCAGGATTGTGGAAGAGTTATCATGTCCTCAACATTAAGAGGCTgatactaaaataatatttcatgtcATCAATAACTCAGCGCAAGCGAATATAGTTATCAGAAGTATCGATACCGATATTGCTGCTATCATGCTTGGTCATATGCACCATATACGAAATGATTCCCGTGTTTGGATGCTAACAGGTACTGGAAATAATTTAAGGTATGTAGCCCTCACAAAGATACACACCAAGTTAGGCGACTCCATTTGCAAAAGCTTACCTGGGTTTCATGCAATCACAGGTTGCGATTATAACccagatttttttcgaaatggaAAATTAGGAccgtacaaaatattaattactacagaaaaatatcaaaaggcaTTTATAAAATTCGGCGATACTCAATTATTTGAAGATGATAGTGAAATACAAAGCACTTTTGACATAATACAGCAGttcatatgtgatatatataatgttGGTACGATAATTGATGTTGATGCTGCCCGTCCtcaattgtttattaataattatacggTCTGCGATGTTAGTGAAGCGTTTCAGCGAAAAAAATACGCAATTTTGATGGGAACAGTCTGCCACCCTGTAAATCAGAGCTATTCCAACAATTTCGACGTGCTAATTATATATCCAGCATTTGGAATAATGCTCATAAGAAAATTCCATCAATACATGAACCAGCAAACAATGGTTGGGTACAAGTTAACagccaatacaattttaaatggtttGAAGGCGATCAGTTACCGAATTTTGTCAGTGATGCACTGCAAACTATAtcaggtatatatgtacatattacttcaaattattataaataaatttttacttttcataattgtgtaactttttttacagaaacaAACGAAGAAGATGACACTGACAATGAGCCAGAAGAAATATGGTGCAGCAGTGATGAAGAGTATGAAGAAAATTACGAAAGCAATATTAATAATGAATTCTATgaagaatgtttataattttgtaaatttcaaaagaaataaatgcgctttgaaaatttaaataaatatttctattaattagatatgataaataatttctatagccTATATGTcgtaattacaaaagaaatattttcattccttttatgtattagctatgcaatcaaatttgaatgagaagtttaattttgcattaaatttacacattatttagtaatttaccaaataggttaatttttaaacttttatttaaatattaagtcgtaaataattacacaataaCATCATTCGATCGCTCCTGACGCGTTATCTCACTCGCACCTATACGACTGTATATTACCTCGCGCTCGTACCCTTGGTATTGGGACCCAATATGTTTGTCTGGCCTAGGTAGGAACTGTCGAAACTGTCTGGCAACTGAGAAAACATCTTCTAATAGTCACCCAAAtaacatgtataaattttaacttttatactataacgaaagtataattaaaatttattaaagttttagggcgtctggcaagggattgccaccataaaaagtgtctggcaataaataagatggtttgtaatgttattccgtataacatattaaaaaattacgc includes:
- the LOC105223359 gene encoding cyclic GMP-AMP synthase-like receptor isoform X4, yielding MDEIFGKINSEINIKRYKREYMSHFEVLRDTIFTALKKNQTFAALYNGNYLRETNEEDDTDNEPEEIWCSSDEEYEENYESNINNEFYEECL